In Candidatus Palauibacter soopunensis, a genomic segment contains:
- a CDS encoding TrbI/VirB10 family protein, translating to MIRWKQVVKEPKGALPGGMVTKAGVVLIAVLVAGLLFSSSLAGPGEDEAAAGAPAQPRALNDREGRSLDEGIRDETARETQRAAAESRDDPADREGGPASGTGSAGTDAGGGGRITGMGRAEFELREALRLEEIERRTRSLRSFPVAQSHRDPNGPPDAAASPVASESPDAALDGALASLGQSLAALEAEMAVGLAAGGFAPGVGGPAPQADVPSVPRTAEPGRLVRPVDPPGWERIHEGTFLDAVLITQLSGEFPGPVLAMVSAPLYSADRQRVLIPRGARVVGTAQAVQNRDQSRLAVSFHRLLLPDGSWIDLEFTGLNQVGESALRDRVNRRYLSTFAAAGAVGVLSGLTLAGASPYGLQAGVGQGLGSSATSMLDRYLNRLPEITIRAGHRLRIWFTSDVLVPTPPTDR from the coding sequence ATGATCCGCTGGAAGCAGGTGGTGAAGGAGCCGAAGGGCGCGCTTCCGGGCGGCATGGTCACGAAGGCGGGGGTCGTCCTGATCGCCGTGCTCGTCGCCGGACTGCTGTTCTCGTCGTCGCTCGCGGGTCCCGGCGAAGATGAGGCCGCCGCCGGAGCGCCGGCGCAGCCGCGGGCGTTGAACGACCGCGAGGGCCGGTCGCTCGACGAGGGCATCCGCGACGAGACGGCGCGCGAGACGCAACGGGCCGCCGCCGAGTCGCGCGACGATCCGGCCGACCGGGAGGGCGGACCCGCCTCGGGCACGGGATCCGCAGGAACAGATGCCGGCGGAGGCGGTCGGATCACCGGCATGGGCCGTGCCGAGTTCGAGCTTCGCGAGGCGCTCCGGCTGGAGGAGATCGAGCGCAGGACGCGCTCGCTCCGCTCGTTTCCCGTCGCGCAGTCGCACCGGGATCCGAACGGACCCCCGGACGCGGCCGCGTCTCCCGTGGCGTCCGAGTCTCCCGACGCGGCACTCGACGGGGCGCTTGCGTCCCTCGGGCAGTCCCTTGCCGCCCTTGAGGCCGAGATGGCGGTCGGGCTGGCCGCCGGAGGGTTTGCGCCCGGAGTCGGAGGCCCGGCACCGCAGGCGGACGTTCCCTCCGTGCCACGCACCGCCGAGCCCGGCCGTTTGGTCCGGCCGGTTGACCCGCCGGGCTGGGAGCGGATCCACGAGGGCACGTTCCTCGACGCGGTGCTCATCACCCAACTCTCGGGCGAGTTCCCCGGCCCGGTGCTCGCCATGGTGTCTGCGCCGCTGTATTCGGCGGACCGCCAGCGGGTGCTAATCCCGCGCGGCGCGCGCGTCGTCGGCACGGCCCAGGCCGTCCAGAACCGCGACCAGAGCCGTCTCGCCGTCTCGTTCCACCGATTGCTGCTGCCCGATGGAAGCTGGATCGACCTTGAGTTCACCGGCCTGAACCAGGTGGGCGAGAGCGCGCTCCGCGACCGGGTGAACCGCCGCTACCTCTCGACGTTCGCCGCCGCCGGGGCGGTCGGCGTCCTGAGCGGTCTCACGCTTGCCGGAGCCTCGCCATACGGACTTCAAGCGGGCGTCGGCCAAGGGCTTGGAAGCAGCGCCACCTCGATGCTGGACCGGTATCTGAACCGGCTGCCCGAGATCACGATCCGCGCGGGCCACAGGCTCCGCATCTGGTTCACCTCCGATGTCCTCGTCCCCACCCCTCCGACAGACCGATAA